A stretch of DNA from Sugiyamaella lignohabitans strain CBS 10342 chromosome B, complete sequence:
TTAATTTTAACCAGAAAGAATACTGCTTTGGAGAGCATAGACGACAGTATTGCCAATGAAAAATCACCACTCACTGTGTCATTGGAGAATAACATTGATATGATCAACAGTGAAAAAGATCATGGTGTGGTCACTAAGGCAAGTGATGAGCCTGCGAATCCAGTTAGTCGGGAAATTGAGTTGCAGAAGCAGGACCCTGAGTATCTTGACACTAAGCAtgataataacaatatcCCAAATAGTGCAGTTATTACGTCTAGTAGTTCTGTCGGCTCTGAAGAGCTTCCAAAGACAAGTGGACTGGGCGCATTGAATGGTATAGCTGGAAACACAGATGAAGAGTCTGCCACTCTATTATCACCCAGACTGGATGGTTCTCTTAAAGATGTGACTTCTCCGGGTGAAGTACCGAGtgaagttgttgttgctgaacTAAAAGAAGTAACAACTAACGAAGGAACTCAGGTCACTGACATTGATATGATGTCAGAGGCTGAAGATGTCTTAAACAGCGTTGACGTGGGAATCAAGAATATCCGTGAACAGTGTGTGGCTCAGACGGATAAGGGCGATGATGTTCCATCCTCTGAGTCGTCCCCAGTAAAAAAGCCCAGAAAACGGGGTAGCAGAGGGGGGCGGAAGAACGCTGCTCGCGAAGCTCTTAGACAGGCGGCTCGTAAGCGAGATGAAGAACTTCTCGCCCAACAAACGCGAGAACGGGAAATcattcaagaagaaggagaaaatGTTGAACCTAATGATAGTGAAGTAGGAGGTGTACCACCAGCTCAACTTCCGCCACCGGAACTGTCTTCGAAAGCTACCAATTCATTGGACAATGAGAGTTCAAACACTGGCTCAGGTGCTATCTCAAACGTTAAGCTACCCGAATCACCAGCTACACCAGGCCTTATTCTCCCAAATTCAACTTTAAGTAGTGAAGCCAGTGGCCTTCAAGCAAGCCCATTAACTGTCTCAAAAGACATTATTGGCTACGGCAGCCAAGGAACAGTGGTTTATCGAGGGTTCTTTGAGAACCGCGAGGTAGCTGTCAAACGCATGCTTCTCAATTTTTACGATCTTGCATCACAGGAGGTAGCCCTTCTTCAAGAAAGTGACGACCACCCCAATGTTATTCGCTACTATTGTAAATACCAGAGTGATCAATTCCTATATATTGCATTGGAGTTGTGCCCTGGCAATCTTGAAGATGTTATAGAGAAGCCGTACAAATTTGAAGAATTGGTGGACAGGATGAACCCTATTCAGGTTCTTTACCAAATTGCCAGTGGCTTAAAGCATCTGCATTCCCTTAAGATCGTCCATCGTGATATCAAACCTCAAAATATCCTGGTTGCCCCTCCAAAATGGGTCCATAGTAAAGTCATGAATGGAAAGCAGCCATATGGCCCAGTAAGAATGTTGATTTCTGACTTTGGTCTCTGCAAGAAGTTGGAAGGGGACCAATCCAGTTTCTGGCCGACTACAACACAGGCAGCTGGTACTGCTGGTTGGACTGCACCAGAGATTTCTATGGGTGGGCGATATCCCGGTAATATTTCGACCACATCGTCCACTGATCTCGTTACTAATATATCAAACCAGAGGAGATTAACCCGTGCTGTTGATATCTTTTCATTGGGTTGCGTCTTCTATTATATTCTCTCTAATGGCCAACATCCATTTGGTATCAATTCAAAGCGGGAAAGTAACATTGAAGATAATAATTATTCTTTGACCGAATTTGACGATCCATATGTACCAAACAACGTCGAGGCTAAAGATCTTATCTCTCGAATGATATCCTTTAACCCGAATGATAGACCAGACGCTAGCTCTGTACTTCTGCATCCGTTGTTTTGGTCTCAGCAAAAGAGGTTGGACTTTCTTCTCAAGATCTCTGATAGATTTGAAGCCGATGCTCGGGAGGAGTATAGCGAGTTGCTCAGTATACTGGAAAGAGATGCCTTCGAAGTTGTTGGGCATGACTGGCACACCAATTTCGATAGAGCATTTCTCGAGAATTTGCGACAGTATCGTAGGTACCGTGGAGAACGGATCATTGATTTATTAAGAGCCATGAGAAACAAATGCCACCATTTTAATGACCTACCACTTCATTTGCAGACTTCGATTGGACCTATTCCAGACTCATTTTTATCATACTTCACTAAGAAGTTCCCATATCTCTTGATGAAGGTTTACTACTTTGCCAAGGAACACCTTGCAGATGAGTTTGCTTTCAGATCTTTCTTCTATGAAGagaaaaatgaaatgagCTAATGGCCAAAACAATTAACACGAACACCTTTTATGCATTTTTATAATgaaattaattatttattatttatcacTTGCTTATATTTGTAGAAGATCCTGGCTCTCAGTTTGCGAGCTCCAAGGTTGTGGTGAACAAAGACATCCCCAACAGTTCTCACATAACTCCGTAAATTCATCGGTAAATCCATATGAATATTGGCTGTCCGGCAAATAAGCCTCAGCAACTGGATACTCCAGATGATTTCCGACGGAAACCTTAAACTCGCGTGAATTTAGCTTCAAGAGGGGGGAGATCGACATAGATGTCCGCTATGTCCATCGGACATAGGGCACATATATCCCCACATGGAATAACACCGACATCTAGCCTCTTGAGCCGCAATCGGCATCACGATTACTTGATGGGGTTCAAGTTTGTTTACCAAATataaaagaacaagaaaatgcTATCTATTCAAGAGCAATAACTGTTAAAACAATAAAGGTAAAAGCACTATTCATCGCGAGCTTACATACAAAGATACTAAAATGGTTTCTAATTATCATATCGATGGAAAGTCTGTTGGACCCACTGGCCTAGGCTTGATGGGTTTCTCCTGGAATCCGGACGTAGTTGTTTCCGATGAACAAGCTTTTGAAGCACTCAAAGCTGCTATCGAGCATAATGCGACTTTTTGGAACGGTGGTGAATTTTATGGTAGGCCAAAGCCAGAGACCAATTTGCAGCTGATTTCCAGATATTTCACCAAGTATCCTGAAGACGCCGATAAGGTCTTTCTTTCAATCAAAGGTGGTGTAGATCAATTGACTTGGATGCCCGATGGAACACCAGAAAAGATTCGcgagtcaattgacaatTCGTTGAAGTTTCTTGATGGAAAGAAGGCGTTAGATATGTTCTGTCTGGCTCGTATCGGAAAGGTATCAGTTGAGGAGTCTGTGAAGGCTATAAAGGAGTATCTGGATGAAGGGAAGATCAAGGGAATCTGTTTGTCAGAGGTTGGTGCTGATACCATCCGCAGAGCCTCGAAGATTGCTCCTatttctgctgttgaaaTTGAGTTCTCTCTATTTTCACGTGAGGCCGAGACTAATGGCGTTTTTGATGTCTGTAAGGAATTGAATATTCCTATTATTGCTTATTCTCCTATCGGTAAAGGCTTGCTTACTGGACAATTGAAACCTCAAGATTTAAGTGCAGGTGATTTCCGTGCTCACTTCGACCGTTTTAAGGAGGAAAACTTCAAAAAGAATTTTGCTCTCGTAGAAAAAATTCAACAGATTGCTGCTAGAAAGGGTGCTAGTGCGGGTCAAATTGCTCTCTCTTGGATTCGCTCGCTATCAAATACTGGTAATTATCCGGTTATAATTCCAATTCCTGGTACTGTAAACCCCAAAAGAGTTGTTGAGAACTCTACTCATATTGAGCTTAATGCTGAAGACTTGAAGGAGATCGACGAATTTTTGGCTACTTTCCAAGTTTCTGGATATCGTTACAACCAGCAAATGGAAGCCGGAAACTATAGATAGAGTGCCAGGTGTATCTAGCTATTTGAACTATTTTTTAGGGCagtatattatttttaacTTGATGACCCCAAGATCTGTGTTGAGGGCAATTCGATTTGGTACCTAACCGTCATGCAGGAACCCCTGTGAGGCTGAAAAGGTTTGGAGAATataaaatgcaaaaaaaatgccCATTCTACTTCTCTCTATAATATATTAGTATATTATGGTCAACATGTCTGTGATACCATTATAAAGTAAGTATGCTAAGAATTACACCGGATTGTGATAGTTATCTTACTTGATGTGATGACTAGCTGTCGCCCCAATCTTAGCTTAATGCTTTGAAGATTCGACAAAACACACTGAAAATTCTGATATCAGTAATACGATCACCTTATGTATTCCGAAGGGAATCAAATCCAATGTGCAACTGCTTGATTACTATAAAAGCAATCTTGCTAACTATTTAGATGTAAGAATTTAACCTCTTCATGTTCTTAATGATgttaaaaatattttcatgcTAATCATGAACTGGGTATTTATCTCGGTTTTGATTCAAACCAATATTCGATAATGCTACTGAATCGAGAGCTATATTCACATTTTGATAAGAGTGTGGGACTAACAATTTAGCTTATATATTTCTGTAGGTTGGTTAATTTCGTGGTTCTTACCCACTAGTATatgatttatattttttactGCAATACACTACTAAATTTCTAATAGGTTGGCTGGTCATGGCAACGCGTAAAGTTTTTTGTTACGCTGTGGACCTAACCCTTTTCGATAAGCTCAACTGCCACGACTATAAATGATATATGCAGGGTGAATTTCTGGCATTTGTCGATGTATTAAATGCAGTTAGTTGATTTAAAGAGCTATTAAACAATTGATGATCGAATTTTAATTACTTCAAGGTGCATTTAAATATCAGCTTGTAATCCAGAAGTTTAGCCGTTAAGACTCGGGATCAAGAGCAATTTAGACGCGTTCTAATTATATTACATCAGTTGAATGATCCCTGAGCTTGCTTAGACACATCTTGGATCCAAACGTGAAATTGGATTCATATTTGTGACGGATCTCTCTCCCGTCACAGGATTGCTGGAGATATCGTGGTTGTTATATGAGCCATGTCAGAGCTAACGGAAACGCATTCCTTGCAAAACCATATCTCTCATAGATTCGACCCTCTATTCCCGCTTCCGTATAGGATAGCTTTTGAAATTATCCTCGGTATTTGGGGCTGGGGCCTCAATGTTCAAGTACTGGATGCTATCCATGTGGATCTCAGCTATTTACTACGATACCAGACTGGCAGATCGTTGCACAAGGCTGTTTATCAATTTGCTCTTGGGCTCTCGCTAATATACACTGTATcaattatattttattggCAACTGTTACGAAAAGCTGACGGTGGCATTGTAACGGCTGGTGTAGGGGATGATTCAGAAGAGCACCCTATTTTGTCGGGACTGGATATCTTACCATGGACTACTTTTGCAGTTATcattggaatttttttgtatccAGGGCACAAGTTCCACCATAGTGGTCGCAAACGGGTCATTTCTGTGCTTAAAAGGGTTTGTACAGGAAGCATCAATCCTGAACACCGTCTACCAGATATACTATTATCTGATGCACTTACCTCATATTCTAAAATATTTGTGGATTCAGGAATCATGACGTGTATGTTGATTTCGAAACAATCATCTTTAGGACTACCAGATAGGTCTTGTGGGGGACAGTGGCTGGTCCCAGTAATTTCAAGCATACCGTTTCTTATACGTCTTCGTCAGTGTACAATTGAGTATCTGGCGACTGGGAACAAGCAgcatttatttaatttcGCGAAATATTTGTCGGCTATGCCCGTTATCCTCTTGTCAGCGTTGCAGCGTAATTTTAAAAATGTGGAGGTTAGTGCCAGTGCGATTGATCATGATATGGCAGCATTCCAAATATTTACACCTAGGATGTTGACAAAACTATGGGTGGCTGCTGTGCTTATAAACTCTACATACAGTTTTTACTGGGACATCACATATGATTGGGATCTAGAGTTATTGGGAGGATTTAGTTGGTGGCAACGAAAACATCAGGGTCTTAGAGCTATCATGTACTTCCCAGCAAAACATTGGTACTATTTTGCTATTTGTGTAGATTGTGTTCTTCGCTTCACCTGGAGCTTGAAATTATCGTCACATTGGTATTATGTTGCTGATCGTGAGTCTGGTTTATTTGTATTGGGCGTACTCGAAATTATAAGAAGATGGGTGTGGGTCTTCTTCCGGGTGGAGTCTGAATGGGTCAAGTCACTTCGTGATCCGTACAAAGGTCATGAACTTGGTCAAGTAACTCCAATGTAGGCAATTATTGTTCATTGCCTACGTTTAATAGATTGTGGACGATTATTTCCATTAGCTAGTTTTGATAGAATTGGAATGCACGTCTCCCTTCTGATCACAAGACAAAATGTTATGAGTATTTATTCAAAATGACGCACAAGCGGGGTTGTAAAAATCAATGTAAGTGtcaataaattaaatgcaactgttctattttttaaatttatCTCTTTTTTGTCTGTTTCTACTACGCTCCTTAGACACATGGGCTTTTCGTTCAACTTTTGTTAAGTATCtgaatttctttttgggTTTGGATTGTTGtggttttttcttttcatctttAAGAACAAACTTGGCATATTCTTGAGCTCTATTAATACTTCCCTCGAGTACAGATTCAGAtttatcaacatcaacatatTTATCTATATGTAAAGGTTCACTTAGGTCCTCGATAGTGACGACCACAgttccatcatcatcgtcgtcaaatgtttgtttttttttgagaatTCCATTGGGTCGTGATTCGCTGTCGAATCCCGCCCAAGATTCACCCTCAGgttcatcatcagaatctTTCTCGCTTGAAACTTCTTCTGATacttttgttgattttactTCTTTAGTCTTCTTAATATCCGTCCactcatcatcaccatcatcgcTCACCTCGCCATTCAAATCTTTCATAGCCTCTTGAAACCGCTTCATGTCCTTCTCCATCAAATCCTTTCGCTCTTGTCGAAGCCTTTTTCGTTCTTCAAGTTTTTCTTTATGAGCAATCTCTTTCGCTTTTTCCAGAGCCTTCTCCTTTCTTTGGACTTTTCTCTTATGGAATCCCGTTAAATATTCCCTGATATGCTTGTTAGGCTACCTCAGCGAAGCGAGTCTTTTGCACTACTTACGCTCGAGCATCTCTGTCAAATGACACTGCTTCAACTCCATGAGCTTTTTGCTTCTTTCGGGCATAAATGTCATCTCCTCGGGTGAGAATTTCACGGTTTGTACGTCGTGGAggcattttctttttgtttctctGGGTGGTGTACTTTTGGATGGAGAACGAAATCCTAGAGCgtttcaaaaaatattttatcacgtgatgtatattgaaaatgaaatggAGGCACAGGATTCTATACTTTGATAAGCACAAGTTCCTCGCTGATTAGGCGCCCTACTTTCGTTGCTACCAATAGTTAACCTGTTATTTAATTACTCTTAACCACTTTACTGCCGGTATTTATCGCTTTTATAGCTTGTGCATCTACAACCGAGCACGTAACTTCAACTTATGAACACAGCTGGTCGACATGTCAGCAAGGCAACAGGcacctgctgttgctgggTCTTCATCCAGAACAGAAGTCACAAATGTCACCTCTGTACCAGTTACATTGACCCTACGAGGTGAAGGGGTTTCTTCGCGGCGCCAAGTGAGTTGGACTGATGACGTAATTGATAATGAGCAtatgaacaagaaaaagtcaaagaGTAAGTATCATTCAGTTATTCATTCCTAGATTATATGGTATATGCCCGTTTCTTCcccttctgctgctgctgctgctgctgccactgctactcTCTTTGGGTCTCAGCACATCTCAGATAAAGCGGGGTCGGGATCTTGCTCAATTTTACTAACTTGTTAGTCTGTTGTATTTTTACGAAGACTCGCGAATTTGGCGAATCTAGTTCAGAAAGTGGAACTGACTCTGATTCTGACTCTGATTCTAACTCTTCAAGCTCGGATTCGGAATCGGATTCTCGTAATGCTCATAAATCTTGTGACCACAGCGTAGGCGATCACAACCATACATCTGCTCACTCCCATAGCCACAGAAATTCCGGCCGTACCAGGCATCGTTCAAGAGGCGTGGCCCCTCCGAACGCTTACGAAAGACAGCCTAGATATAAATCATCTTCCACAAAGCTTAAAGGTGGTTCCGCGACAACTACTGTTACAGAGTGATGTAGGGCAGGCGTCGGCGGAGCTTTACAGTTCCATCATGTGATATGAAACACCTtagttatttattatttagGCTCTTTATAATCTACATTATTAGCTTGACCCACCCTTCCGACGGTTTGTGACCTCGAATTGAATTAATACCCCTGGCATTCCCTCCAACTAGATCTATGCCACTTACCCGGCCTCATATTATTAGGTTAAGGGTTGGTCTCTCGCAGCCAAGGGGAATCGGGCTTCACACTGGAGAACTAAGCCACATCCGATTATAACAAAAGACAAAGTAACAGCTGGAAATACAACGCAAACCCCTTATCTGTTGCTTGTAAATAGCGCAATTGACCATAAACTCCGACTTGCAATAAGTAATAAGAAACAGGTTTTATATTCGCTCAATTGTTCCTTTTTTAATCTTCAGTTGAAGCTGTTTCAGACAAGCACAGTCATTGCTTCTCCACACAAGGCCCCGCACTGATTGTTCACGATTGTGTGAAATTGCGCGTTATATTGATAGTTTCTTTATAGCGTGGTAACCTATTGTTAATATTGCTGGCTCATTTGATTAACTTCAAAATCGCACCTTTTGTTCCCTTTGTAGTACCCCCCTATATTGTGTCGTCACTCTATCATTTTTACCACTATGTCCCTTCCAAAGGAATACGTTGAAGAGCTAAATATTCTTAACCGTGAGGTTGCTCAAAATAAGCCTACAGACGTACTTCAATTCTGTGCAAACCATTTCAACTCGCGTTTAGAGGAACATCGCAAGCAGTTGTTGAGTGGCAGTTCATCCGCTGGTACTAGTGCTGCTCGTTCTGTGGGATCCCCCGGTGGCCCCACCTCTGCCCCTTCTCCTCCTACTGGTGCAGGTTTTGGTGGTTTTAATACTCATTCATTTTCAAGCGGCGATCCTACGTCTTTGGCCCCTTCCCATGGTCATTCCGATGACCCTGCTTCATCAGATGACCCAATGACCGGAGTCACTCCCTCCACAAATAGAGATAATAATACCGCCCCTGCATTTGGTTCTGGAAGTGCAGGTGAACGTACTGGTAGCCCTGGTCCCACCAGTGGTAATGCGCCATTTGGTTCATCGCGTTTAGTTCTCGGGGGAACTGGCGTGCCAGCTTTCGCATCCAATTTCAATGCTAACAGGAGAACATCTGTAAGCGCTGAAAGTTTGAACCCACATTCTTTTGTTGGCTCTGCGGCTCCCCCTATCCCAGAGAAAATGCTTTCTCCCGAACAATTGAAGCGACTCAATGACAGTGTCTCGAAGAACTTCCTTTTTAGCAATCTCGACGAAGATTCTCTTCATTTGTTACTTCACGCCCtagaagagaagaaagtggctgctggtacGACCATTATTCAACAGGGCGATCAGGGTGATTTCTATTATATTGTTGAAAGCGGTTCAGTTGATTTTTACCGTGATCACGAGAAGATCAGCTCAAGCGGCAGTGGAAGCAGCTTTGGTGAACTAGCCCTTATGTATAATGCCCCACGAGCTGCGACTGTTGTAGCCGCCACTGATAGTGTCCTCTGGGCCCTGGATAGAATAACTTTCAAGAAGATTCTTCTTGACAAGACCActaagaagagaaagtTATATGGCGAGTTCCTAAAAGAGGTACCGGTTCTGAAGGTCTTGAGTCCCTATGAACTCAGCAAACTTGCTGATGCTCTTGTAACAAAAGTATATGAACCTGGATCGGTGGTTATTCGAGAAGGCGATAAAGGTGATGAGTTCTACCTTATTGAATCTGGTACTGCCACTGTTTCCAAGGCTAACGAGGGAACTGTAtctgaattgaaaaagggTGACTACTTTGGCGAGGTTGCTCTGTTGCACGATAGCCCTCGTCAAGCCACTGTGACAGCGACAACGAAGCTCAAGGTAGCTTCCCTAGGAAGAAGTGGCTTTCAGAGATTACTTGGCCCTGTTGTAgatattttgaagagaCAGGACCCTACTCATGCCCCTGTTGCGGCTTCTGTAGCCCCTAATTCCACTGCCAATCAGAGTGCCGGTGTGTCCCAGGCTGTTGCCTAGTCATTAAAGAAACTATAACTTGGGATGTCACTCCCTGTTGTTCCTGTAACCGTGCTaatatttgttttatatatctcacacatatatttattatataccATTGTCATGAAGATTTTAAGCTTTACATACATCGGCTACTGGTACATCCGCCCATTACTGTTGCAAATAGAAATCTCTTTGAAGAACCATCCAACAAGTAGTGACACTGGCCACAACAAGTGGACCAAGTAGTCCTTTTCCTAGTTTCGCAgtaccaaaaaaaagccacTCGGAAACAAAATGAAAGCCTGCCACTACATAGGAGCTGAGGGCCAAATCGAAGACTGTTGGATTGCTAATCGAGTAGGCAGCATAGAATCGTATGATCGAGGCAAGAATGGTCCACGTTCCAAACGTGCGGGCTGATAAACCGGTCACTTCCTCAGGCTTAGCCTCGTATACTCGGCGCGTCAAAGCCAAACCACTAACATACGTCTGTGCAGAGTTGAACACAGATACAACAGAAACCTGTCAAAGGTTAGAAATTTTATCATTGACACACTCTAGTCATTATCCAATATATCTCCTACCTACAAAGAGCATCCATTTCGGCAGCCAACCCTCAGATTGAGGAAGAAAGTTAACTAGTGAGAGCATGTTTGATTCTCAATGGAGGTGCAGAGCACCAGTCAATGAATCAGAGGTTAATGTTGATCTTACCCTAACATCTATTACTCAGGGGAACTATAGATTAGATTTATTTTGGTGCTGAAGACAATTATAGTAAGCCCTTAGGCTTGGTTGCAGATATAATTGACGCAATGTGTTCAGAAAGTCCCTCAGCACCATCTCGGGCACGTTGGTAGGCCTCGGGCGACCTGTCCATTATAATTTGAAGATCTTTATTAGAGATTTCCATAGAGGACTTGAAAGCAGCCTTGCCCTTATTCAGCTCTTTCTTCATATTTTCGACTGTTTCCTCTTGATTAGCTCCCTCAAAACCAAATCCCTTGAATCGGCCAGATTCAATAACAACTTGTTCGAGTTTCCTCTTTGCTCCAGCTCGCTCTAAAAGCTTCTGTTCCACCGTATTTGAGGTTGCAAGTCGATAAATAACGACCGGTTTTGTCTGACCAATTCTATGTACTCTATCCATGGCTTGCAAATCTTGTTGAGGATTCCAATCACTATCAAATATTATCACCGTGTCTGCCGAGGTCAAATTTATTCCTAGACCACCTGATCTAGTCGAAAGTAAAAATAGTTTATAACTCGAATCTGAGTTGAAGACATCCATCTGCTCTTGTCTGAATTTTTGGTCCGTCGACCCATCAATCCGACAATATTTCCAATTTTTGAGGTAAGCCCAGTCTTCGAGAAGATCTAGCATCTTGGTGAACTGACTGAAAATGAGTATCTTATGTTGCTTTTCTAAAAGCTTTGTGGCGAGTTTGTCTAGCAACATCATTTTACCCGACACGGTAATAATCTTATCGTCTACCGGTTCATCTGCCGACCAAGGataatagaataaatacgGTGAATTGCAAGCTAATCGCAACTGCATGACAAGGTTTTGGAAGCTTTTAGTTCGCGCCTCGTTGTTCGCTTGTTTTATTAGTCTTGCAGTCTCATCATTATACTCCTCCTGAATACTGGCTGATAATCTTGCGTCGGCTTTAGCTTGAAGAGACTTTATGAactcgtcatcatcctGGAGGTCATCATCCTCAGTA
This window harbors:
- the IRE1 gene encoding bifunctional endoribonuclease/protein kinase IRE1 — translated: MKKRITKVNALLQRTFITALIGWICLLGFVQASWNIGSESASKYGYGYGYGYEPDTISGSNALVADGGNSGSTGEERADALQVRRSLSKWELTDILLISTIDGSLHARDRKTGHELWSIPGSGPLVKVSTSDSTLIDEDKDITWIVEPLGDGTLYYFLPSTGLQRLSVNIKTLVLKSPFAIEGDDKIYTGSRQTVLYSINAKSGEILKVYGSNGKENGGLGRAVCRPKSNGLDYENNTPNDDTLLFDDESDYYLPPLSDDEGNGVFMIGRTDYHLEIHGKNETIWNVTYSMWGPNNMDGDLVSQHVRSPDDLYITPLHDNSMLALSTDGRSKPAIWVRPVPSVVVSIFDILKPTQGDGNEPLVLLPQPQFPFNIGDDDKQNWSSYQTQEEDEEIDEDLEVIGTYVEKTNDGGWFALSGKAFPYLVDTAPIAEWCLQNRQYEKSDRPYSKDSLVGVHPIQGPLVHRESTSRNVASIAPQLLPPEPPLLDQGSSSLPIAAVERNRNRNEVAKYYPNQGIFGGTQQQSPRQVDQSPPIYMPPPPPTILPVPYSSSGWNFITRLVENVLSVLIIVVIVVVAARLGWLPQIVDLLESAVLILTRKNTALESIDDSIANEKSPLTVSLENNIDMINSEKDHGVVTKASDEPANPVSREIELQKQDPEYLDTKHDNNNIPNSAVITSSSSVGSEELPKTSGLGALNGIAGNTDEESATLLSPRLDGSLKDVTSPGEVPSEVVVAELKEVTTNEGTQVTDIDMMSEAEDVLNSVDVGIKNIREQCVAQTDKGDDVPSSESSPVKKPRKRGSRGGRKNAAREALRQAARKRDEELLAQQTREREIIQEEGENVEPNDSEVGGVPPAQLPPPELSSKATNSLDNESSNTGSGAISNVKLPESPATPGLILPNSTLSSEASGLQASPLTVSKDIIGYGSQGTVVYRGFFENREVAVKRMLLNFYDLASQEVALLQESDDHPNVIRYYCKYQSDQFLYIALELCPGNLEDVIEKPYKFEELVDRMNPIQVLYQIASGLKHLHSLKIVHRDIKPQNILVAPPKWVHSKVMNGKQPYGPVRMLISDFGLCKKLEGDQSSFWPTTTQAAGTAGWTAPEISMGGRYPGNISTTSSTDLVTNISNQRRLTRAVDIFSLGCVFYYILSNGQHPFGINSKRESNIEDNNYSLTEFDDPYVPNNVEAKDLISRMISFNPNDRPDASSVLLHPLFWSQQKRLDFLLKISDRFEADAREEYSELLSILERDAFEVVGHDWHTNFDRAFLENLRQYRRYRGERIIDLLRAMRNKCHHFNDLPLHLQTSIGPIPDSFLSYFTKKFPYLLMKVYYFAKEHLADEFAFRSFFYEEKNEMS
- a CDS encoding pyridoxine 4-dehydrogenase (Putative pyridoxine 4-dehydrogenase; differentially expressed during alcoholic fermentation; expression activated by transcription factor YRM1/YOR172W; green fluorescent protein (GFP)-fusion protein localizes to both the cytoplasm and the nucleus; GO_component: GO:0005737 - cytoplasm [Evidence IEA,IEA]; GO_component: GO:0005737 - cytoplasm [Evidence IDA] [PMID 14562095]; GO_component: GO:0005634 - nucleus [Evidence IEA,IEA]; GO_component: GO:0005634 - nucleus [Evidence IDA] [PMID 14562095]; GO_function: GO:0003674 - molecular_function [Evidence ND]; GO_function: GO:0016491 - oxidoreductase activity [Evidence IEA]; GO_function: GO:0050236 - pyridoxine:NADP 4-dehydrogenase activity [Evidence IEA]; GO_process: GO:0008150 - biological_process [Evidence ND]; GO_process: GO:0055114 - oxidation-reduction process [Evidence IEA]; GO_process: GO:0042820 - vitamin B6 catabolic process [Evidence IEA]) translates to MVSNYHIDGKSVGPTGLGLMGFSWNPDVVVSDEQAFEALKAAIEHNATFWNGGEFYGRPKPETNLQLISRYFTKYPEDADKVFLSIKGGVDQLTWMPDGTPEKIRESIDNSLKFLDGKKALDMFCLARIGKVSVEESVKAIKEYLDEGKIKGICLSEVGADTIRRASKIAPISAVEIEFSLFSREAETNGVFDVCKELNIPIIAYSPIGKGLLTGQLKPQDLSAGDFRAHFDRFKEENFKKNFALVEKIQQIAARKGASAGQIALSWIRSLSNTGNYPVIIPIPGTVNPKRVVENSTHIELNAEDLKEIDEFLATFQVSGYRYNQQMEAGNYR
- the ERD1 gene encoding Erd1p (Predicted membrane protein required for lumenal ER protein retention; mutants secrete the endogenous ER protein, BiP (Kar2p); GO_component: GO:0005783 - endoplasmic reticulum [Evidence IEA]; GO_component: GO:0005789 - endoplasmic reticulum membrane [Evidence IEA]; GO_component: GO:0016021 - integral component of membrane [Evidence IEA,IEA]; GO_component: GO:0016021 - integral component of membrane [Evidence ISM] [PMID 12192589]; GO_component: GO:0016020 - membrane [Evidence IEA]; GO_component: GO:0016020 - membrane [Evidence IDA] [PMID 2178921]; GO_function: GO:0003674 - molecular_function [Evidence ND]; GO_process: GO:0006486 - protein glycosylation [Evidence IMP] [PMID 2178921]; GO_process: GO:0006621 - protein retention in ER lumen [Evidence IMP] [PMID 2178921]; GO_process: GO:0015031 - protein transport [Evidence IEA]; GO_process: GO:0006810 - transport [Evidence IEA]); amino-acid sequence: MSELTETHSLQNHISHRFDPLFPLPYRIAFEIILGIWGWGLNVQVLDAIHVDLSYLLRYQTGRSLHKAVYQFALGLSLIYTVSIIFYWQLLRKADGGIVTAGVGDDSEEHPILSGLDILPWTTFAVIIGIFLYPGHKFHHSGRKRVISVLKRVCTGSINPEHRLPDILLSDALTSYSKIFVDSGIMTCMLISKQSSLGLPDRSCGGQWLVPVISSIPFLIRLRQCTIEYLATGNKQHLFNFAKYLSAMPVILLSALQRNFKNVEVSASAIDHDMAAFQIFTPRMLTKLWVAAVLINSTYSFYWDITYDWDLELLGGFSWWQRKHQGLRAIMYFPAKHWYYFAICVDCVLRFTWSLKLSSHWYYVADRESGLFVLGVLEIIRRWVWVFFRVESEWVKSLRDPYKGHELGQVTPM